The Liolophura sinensis isolate JHLJ2023 chromosome 8, CUHK_Ljap_v2, whole genome shotgun sequence sequence AGAAACTAATGTGTTTATTATGAGGACTGGAGTAGGGGATGTATTATTGGGCACGTCCTCCGGTCGACCGCAACAAAATACTGAGTCAGCTGGGGTAAAGCTACAGATGCCCCGATAACCCAATTGTAAGGGGATGACACGAGTGTCCAAAGGTCCCACTGCGATCTGGAGATGGACAGATAAAACTCATCACGTTACTGGGTATATATCTGACCAAAGTTTATACTAAGCGTGTACCTCCTAATGCATATAACATGGTTAAACAGGCAATCTTTAAACACACCAGTTAggtcattttaaacttttcggGACGATATGCtgtcaatgtatacatgtatatgctaacATGGTTTTACAACCTCTGTTAAAGATTAATGGAGAATTTTAACTACAACCGTCACACTTTTCAATTGTCTTGTCCAAGAATCGGGTTCCTGGAGGCAATCCTATTACCTCCGTTGTGAAGGTGACCCTGATATTTTGCATGGGCTTCTTCTTTCCCCAAATAAGCAGTTCTAGTAGGCAGAGATTCAAGCCATATATGTCAGGTAATTTTAAATGTGAATGGCATGACCCTTCATTTCGTTGGTCAGGTATTGAAGTAAAGACAACTGATTGAATGAAATGAACGTTCTGAATTGTCTCATCGCCTCATTGCCCTAGAAAGGTGCGAGCCTTATAATAGTATATTATAAGGCTACCCCTAAAATTGTGCTATGCCTCACCTTGCTGTAGAAGGTTGTTTAGCTGAATTTATATTCTTCAGTTGAAAgctaatctacatgtacctgcatcATTTTATCTTACCACCGAAAGCACGTGTAAAATTTCACCAAGGCGATTTCCCAAAACAGCCTAGCGATACTTCGATCTGATCCTGATGCTGGGTACAGGGGTCACAAAAGAATTTCCTGGGGTATACACCGTAAAAGCTAATGTCTGTGGGCATGGTAAACTGGTACAAAGTAATATCGAGAAGCAGCACTTGCATTAGGTTCTCACTGATTAATTCTTTTGGGCGTAACATTGCATTCAATACGATTAACCCCATCCCATGCAGCGATTGTTGTCTTAGGCGACAATAAGCGAACGGCTGTGCTCTTTCGTGTAACcatacatgaagttcactggaGACAGTTTGCCTTTCACCATATGTCACATGTAGAAAAATTCGCCAGCAACACGTGCCAATCCATGGTTGCTGGTTCACCCCGCCTTCGCCAACACAGTTTACCGGCCCACaccatatatatgtgaaaaatctTCGAGTATGCCGTTCAAGAAGACGataaaaattaatacaaaatatttcgGTTTccttttaaaattatatatgtcCCCTAATGTCATGATATTTTTAGTGCTATCTCAGTGAAACATCATGCTGAATAAACGAGACATTATACACATGCGCAGCGCTTCCACAGTGTAATGGGATGAAGTAATGATTTGCAATTCTCCATTTCCCTATTGCTCAGTGCCAGCAGACAAGCACTGTCGtaatatattgtaatattttgtaatatatttaaaaattattttaggtTCACCCGATTTGGGATAAAACCTTAAGCGAATGATGTTTGGTATTAAGCTGACCAGCGTCTGTAAAATACCCGAAATACCCGAAATATCgtctgaaaaaatgaaaaaaattctttttttttttttttaaatatttgtttgcaGCATGAAAGAAGCTTGCACGGGTTATCGGATGTGCTGATCACGTTCCGGTGACGCCAACAATCAAAAACCTTTTTGCTTCCTTTACAGTTTTTCTACGGGACAATCATCCTATATATTGACATCAATGCTATACCTGCTGAGAGTAAAGAACACAGCTTGAGACAAAATTAAGACGTTCCTTCGTTCGTGGGACATAGCATACTATAACTGTTTCAACATGTGCGCTAGAGCTTACTGAACGTTGTCCAAAACACTGTTaagacacacatacatgtatttgattgctgCGCTGTAGATCTTACCAAAGATTTTTTATATGACGACGGTTAGGATTGGTAAGAATCTTGAGGAcagcaacaattttttttataaattcagTCAAACTAAAATGATTCTAATCTGGAGccattattttcttttccatgAGCGTTGTCAGGATTATGGTTCATGCTCTGTGAACTCGTGATCTGCAGTgactatttatttgatatgacCGCAGTCAGGCGTGAGGCTTATAGCTCAGGATCGTATGGTCTCCGCCGATCATATCAGCTCTCTTGGACGACTACACAGCTCACGGTTCATTGTCTAGCTGATTATATGGTTAATGGTGAAAGCTGGTCTTGAACCATACTTCCAGCTAAGACGCGTGTTACTTACAAAATAGCTTGCAAagtatacaaaatttaaaaacgttTGGAGCCcgttttttgcatttttgaaatgcgACAGTTGTTTGAAAAACgctattaataaataaagacaaaggAAACATTAATATGCAGTATATTTTAGATGAAAGCCAATTAAATATTACACTATCTAGGCAAGTGGTTTTATTTACGATTTTGGAAATTTGTCAACCGAGATACAAAGATTTATTTGAAACACTGGTTTTATTGGGGGTCATTTTTCTAAACATTTTGTGAGCAGTAACATCACACCAGACTGTGGCCACTTAACACAGACATATTGCtcgaaaaagaaaagaactttATAGGAAGTGTTTAAAGGTCTTCACCACTAGTATGCTCTTGGCTATAACTGTTTTTCAAAACTAATCCTTCTTTAGGAACGATGAAACTTCGGTGGTTGAAGTGTTTCGAATATTAATTACCCACCTATTTATTATCAGCTTGGACAGGTTAATCAGAAGTAACGAAGAATATAGATACAATATTAAGATATTGCATATAGATCTAGTTATAAAAAACAGCCCAATACATCAGTGTAGCCAAATTTAGCCAGGTGATTTACTGTCACTCTACCTATATACTTACATGGACTTGCAATTTTAATGAAGGAACATCTGGATAATGACATATTTTACTAGAGGCAATATGGCGCCGCCTTTGTAACCGGCTCTCACCAGGAGAACGCGTCGGAAATTAAACAGATCGCACTTTTCCCGCAGGTGTGTAACTGGATGATCGTCTGGGAGTGACAATGATTGCCTTTCTCCAGTTAATTGTCCCCCTGTGTAAGATCCCTGGGGACATATGTACAGCCTGTGTTGATACTGTTTAGCGCTTTGGTGTCTCCATGAAATGGCGGGATGCCATGTAGCCCTATATCCTGCACGAACATTCCACAGAGTTTCAAGCGGCAGGACACATGAAATACTGGTTCAGTCTCAGTTTCTGACAGGGAATATGttcttttgtcaatttaccccgcCCCACTCGTATGGCTTTTTATGTAGTCTTAGGTGACGATTGTTGGTGATTACTTACGGCGCATATGCTGAACTCGATCTGCACATGAAAATCTGTGCGCCACATATTGGAAAGCTCGTAAGTTACAAACCAAAAGCCGATGGTTTACGCCGGGAACTCTGTTCTAGAAGCGATGTATTCGTCAGTATGGCATtatacatcaatcaatcaatcaatccgtCAAACCATACAATTATCCATCTTTGGCGTATTTTAGACATAATTTAGTCCAGAGTACCAGCTTTGCCACCACTTGCATTTTCGCATATTTTAATCAAAATCactgaataaaataatgttAGATACATATAGCCTACTTTAATATTGTTTATTCGATATGACATCCAAGGAACCTTTTACACGCATTGCGAGATATGATGCGAGACACGTTAAACAGGCATAGGCCTAAGACATTAGCAACGTTCTGTTTATCGCAATCCAAGATACCCGGCACAGACCAAGGAACGCTTTAATCCACACAGTGCTGACTCAGAAAGCTAAAGCTATACCCATTATTTCCTGGTAGAGCCACTTGTATAACCTAATCCAAAGACACACAGGGGTAGTTTACATTACATGTCACATCCCGGGTCGGTATACGGATCTACAGCCGTCTCTCCGTCAAAGATGTAATCCCGATCCCAGCTAAACCTGGACGATAGCCATTTGTGTGTGTAGCAGGTAATTTACTGCCACTGTTGGACAACGCTCGCTTAGCCGCTTTAGAATCAAGTTTGGCTATCTCGCTTGGCACAAATTGTCCCGGTGTAATTGATTTGTAAATTGGCAAATGTCGGCCTGCTTAACTCGAGTATGTTGATCGTATACTCTTCCAAATCAGTTGGAAAAACAGTCTCGGCCAACTGTTTAAGGATGACGCGTCGCAGAAGCACGTTAATTGGTGGAAATAAATGCAGAAGCGATGCGCAAAAATGACAATGTTTTCAATTTCCACAGGCAAACAATTTTGTCTGGTCTGTGTAATTTCCTGATACGCCACATGCCATATAgcacatgtataataaatgtataattatagGGGACATGGCATCAGCATTTTGATAAAGcacaaaacttatttatttattcgtttgttttgtttgatttatagAACACCGATTATATATAACTATACAATTatgacaaaatgtgtaaatttacaaTACAAAGGAACACAAAATGTTCCCTGTGCTCATCACCAGCTTCTAGGCTTTGCAACAACAGTTTTGTGCTTTATCAGATCTCTTATGTGGCTGCAAGCACATATACACAGGGCGACATCGGGTGACACAGGCAGCGATAAGACGTAGCTCAGTTAAAtagtgttttatttgattttgtataaaaaatacaattttgttttaAGATAAAGTGACGACATTGCTGTGTATCCAGTCAGAATCGATAAGCGTGTtaagtaaattaaatataaagcTATACATTAATTAAGTGATGTAAAATTCACCAACATATCGGTGAACTGAATGTAGCTTTTCTCAATAACATGCAATTTTACTAACACCATTGACAATTTTCGTCTTCGATTTAATATCACACTGAGAGATTAGCTAAAGCTCAAGTGACACAACATAAGGAACTTTTGTATTTAGTTACTGGTGAAAATCCGCACCTTTTCCTCTCCAAATCATGATATAATTTTAAGCGTGAAAGATATTCGGAtgcaaacatttgtacatagGTATGATACCACGTGTAGGTATAGGTATCTTATCTCATAGCACCATGGGAACGCCGCCATCCTTGCCCCGTCATCTCCAAAATGTTTTCCAGTAGATTATGTTAAAGATGATAAAACCCAACGGAAAGAGATATCTGGAACCCCGATCTATTTTTGACACGCTGTTGAGAGTTACCTCCCGTTTTCTCCGTTTGACTCGTGTTTTCCGCCGCAGGGACCCCATGATGGAACCCCAGATCTTCTTATACTTGCTGTCCCTCCTGTCGAAGTGGTCTTGCCCGACTGGACGGCTGTGACAGTTATTCGGCCGAGATCGCGGTGGGTAGGTGGCTCCGTTCATGCTCTTGAGAGGGGTTCGACAGTTGGGCTCTGCAGGGgtaatctttaaaaaaaaagctagaaagtattatttttttagcatttaAATTCGATATTGAAGGCGTTAAagacaaatgtacaaatgtttatTACTTAACACGTTGGGTTCTCTGCCTTCAAAAAACCCTAAAAACATCAACTTCAAGAGTGGCGACATCCTTGAACtgcaaagtaaatatatgtTAGATCACTGCCAACAACGGACATGCAGTacggcaaaagaaacgtatttACTTGTTCAACCAACAAAGGAATAAGAGGACAAGGCTTTAAGTTTAAGACGTCCAACTCTAGTGATTCAAGCACGGAAGtaaaaagatgaaaatgaagtttttaatTTCTCTATCACTCTCTATCAGTGCGAAAACGCTCAATGACCTGTGAAATGAAGAGCTGGACTAATAATGTCTTGCCATTTTTGGTTTTGCGCCTCCACTCTTTGATTAGACCCTCCACTAATCATCTTGGATCTTTTCACTATTTAATGTGTAAAATGGAAAGAGGAACACCACAAACCTTCTTCCACACCAGTCTACTACGAGCCTAGAAGTTCCATATTCACTGTACCAAAAAAACTGCGCAACACTCGTTACATCTGTTCAAGCTATGAACCCATGGCCCACAAACAGCATATATTGCCAGCTCCCTGACTAGGGGTACACTCAGAAATATAATTTCAACTGGACAAACATATAAGGAAAAAAGGGAAACGTGTAGATAAGCATACGTGTAGATAACAAGTGCTGGTGAGAATAGTTGCTCAGATAAACGGCCACTAGTGGCCTGGTGTAATCGAGGAATGACTTTCTGCTGCTTATTTCGTGTTTACTGTTGAGGAAAGACCTTCTGCTGCTTATTTCGTGATTACTGTCGAGGAATGACCTTCTGCTGCTTATTTCGTGATTACTGTCGAGGAATGACCTTTTGTTGCTTATACTGAAGTCCATCTTGTATGAGTTGTTCAGGAGTCATATGGTGGTCAGTGgattaaaacataaacaagatCTGACTGCAGttgcaataaataaagatgtcaGCAACGTTTATACCCTACCCCTTCTTCAGACGTATCAAATTCACTGGTATCCTCATCACTATCGCTGACGTGCATCCATGGGTAGATCTCGCCACTCCCACGCTTCGTGAAGTAATGGACTGCGGCGAACTGGAGGATAGCTGCCAAGACAAAGAGATAACACACGGCCAGGTATAGATCCAGAGCCGTGGAGTACGACactttgggaaggtctgtcctaTTGTCCAACCCGAGGAAAGTCATCGTCAAAACCGTGGTTACACCttgagagagagaaaaagtAAATACGGATCAGTTTAACACAGTCTATATCCCGGGAAATTGAGTATTGACGTGTGGAAGATTCTGGTGTGTGTCCGTTACAAGAGTACCGGGGGTCGGTGTTATCTACCAGACGTGTTAATATTAGTGCACAGCCAGAGAAGCTGTGGATAGCGTTATAAAACGTCGTCTGGGGTTTAGCGTCAGGGTTTACGCACGCAGAACCTTCTGGCATAGTTAAACCTCTTCAGCTCTGTTTGgatgggtgggggtggggggcggaAGCGAAAGTGATCAAAGTATCAGGCAGGGGTTTATATATCTATAAAACAAATGGAGCAAATGATTACTTTTAAAAGCCACCCCGCCAAGGCTCTTTGATGACATTAGGATTCTTGGCTAATCCTATATTTGGTAACCTGACATCGGATCCATTCGTTAGGTTACTGATGGCTTTATCTCACTGGCGTATCGTCAGCACGCACCATTCCTTATAGCGTCGTCAGTGAAATGACCTATGAAGATCGAGTTggtaatataattaagacgtacagcatagagagaaaaaccagagcagcgaagacagtgtgatagctggcaaatggtcacacgcaaccgatgaaatacggctgcttgtcagtttacctcagtgagggttttattctaactgttcatgtatatgcataaatagtagtaaattacacgtTCTTTAGCACCATGGCATAAGTAGAGTTgggtaaataaaatgcagtgatgttagttgtaATTTAATCGTCTATTAATGTGATATATTATATGCTGTAATTATTTCCGATTTTCCTATCCCGGTTTGCTAACATTTTCTAGTGCACTACTAAAAAACCGTCGTCCTACTTCTATGTCTGTACCTAGTATACCTTGGCTTCCCTGTTTACAGATCTTGCGAATTACGTAATGTATTGATCCTAACTTCTTAAATGCTACAAACGTTATAATACGTGTTGGTAGTTGACGATATCTGAAGCTCCCGTCCTTCCCAATTCACTAATTGCGGTCACAGATTTTAAATCATCATGGTGTCTACGTGGATTCTTAAACGGGTAATTCAGTTGATAAGGCTTGGACAGTAATTAGTTTGAAAACTAAGCAAAATCGAATACATTTCATTACATCTGTCCAAAGCTGGTGTCTCTGTTCGACACAAGACCATACGTTTAGGTAGACGTGTGGGTGATGGAAAAAACGGGTGCCAAAGTTCGTTTTTGAAGTAGGTTGATTTTTGATACTGTCATGCGAatgtcctatatatatatacattttacaaacaCTATCTATCGTTATATACAATCGCACGATACACATCAAATCatcatttaacatttatgaCATGCATATTCTACCCTTTTGGGTAAGATCAGCATTGTTCAATACCGCATTGCGGTTGTCAAGACGTTAAAGCATGTGCCCTGCAAGTTGCAAGCCCATGCCCATTCCCGACTAGGATCATAGCAAgaactttaaaattgttttgtgtcaaaatattgcaaaaggatggagtgtcatgtctggtgttatcggcatggcgttccagtgaggaagcactataaatatgtaaacattgGAATTGGGTTGCCACAAGACAGCAGCATTGTTAAGGCGTTCGCCACAATATGGTTGAAAGGCTACCAAGGTGGTGATTCATTCGTGGAATCGACGTTGACCCCACGCAAAGACATAAAGGAAGATACGTTCTTCATTTTCAGGCCCATTTCGATGCACAATATCACTTATGGGGACCAGCAGTGGCTTTGGCGTTCGGTGCGAAAGGGGACCTGGGGAACAACAACTCGCCAGGTGTGATTCTGTGAGACGTGGTTTCCCCTCTTAATCCTGATGGAAACCTAGGGGCCATTATCATTACGTAAATAACTCACCCAGTCCGCCGTGGGCACACTGAAGGAGAAACAGGGGCGACTGACGTTACGTGAGTAACTCACCCAGTGTTATTCTCTTCCTATTAATCCAGACGGGGGCCCAGGGGATACTGACGTTACGTGAGTAACTCACCCAGTGGTATTCTCTTCCTATTAATCCAGACGGGAGCCCAGGGGATACTGACGTTACGTGAGTAACTCACCCAGTGGTATTCTCTTCCTATTAATCCAGACGGGGGCCCAGGGGATACTGACGTTACGTAAGTAACTCACCCAGAGTTATTCTGTCCGCCGTGGCTTGCCTGTTAGTCCAAAAGGAGACCCAGGGGCCACTGACGTTACGTGAGGAACTCACCAAGTGTGATTCTGTCCGCCATGGCTTCCCTGTTAATCGAGAAGGGGACCCAGGGGCCACTGACGTTACGTGAGTAACTCACCCAGTGTTATTCTCTTCCTGTTAATCCAGAAGGGGGCCCAGGGGATGCTGATGTTACGTGAGTAACTCACCCGGTGTGTTTCTGTCCGCCGTGGCTTCCCGGTTAATCCAGAAGGAGAAACACGGGCCTATTGACGTTAGGTGAGTAACTCACCCAGAGTTATTCTGTCCGCCGTGGCTTGCCTGTTAGTCCAAAAGGAGACCCAGGGGCCACTGACGTTACGTGAGGAACTCACCAAGTGTGATTCTGTCCGCCATGGCTTCCCTGTTAATCGAGAAGGGGACCCAGGGGCGACTGACGTTACGTGAGTAACTCACCCAGTGTTATTCTCTTTCTGTTAATCCAGAAGGGGGCCCAGGGGATGCTGATGTTACGTGAGTAACTCACCCGGTGTGTTTCTGTCCGCCGTGGCTTCCCGGTTAATCCAGAAGGAGAAACACGGGCCTATTGACGTTAGGTGAGTAACTCACCCAGTGTGATTCTGTCCGCCGTGGCTTCCCTGTTAATCCAGAAGGACACCCAGGATAAGATGACCAGCAAACTGCAGGGTACATAGACTTGGATGAGAAAGTAGCCTGCCCGTCTCCTCAGCTGAAATTTCACGGTGAGTAGAGACCGTGCCCCTGTACAAAGAGACACAGATAGTATCTACCACATGGACACagttaacttacatgtaaccatACAGCCTTATTGCATTAACGGTAAAGGAAACGCCAAAATggagtatatatcagatgaaagttCATTAAATCCTAGTCCAGGAAAATAGgcctattttaatttttgtttaatttatccaTCTGagtgaaatggttttaaaacatcaaattccaCGGTGCTCTGTATTCCCCCAAACGatatcaatgacgtcacatcgaTATTTTTGCTTCAGATAGTTCATTTCAAGGTTCACTCGGCGATACCATTCATATCTCAAAGTGTGTTAAGTTGAAAAACCTTAACTGTTGCAAAAAATGTGACGTCTCTTCTTCtgatatggtaaaaaaaaacccatcgtAGGATCCATAGTTTCAAGTGCATTTTACTTGCTTGAAAAATCTAAATCGAACAATTTTAATGAACAATTTTTAATAGTCtatcatctgacatatactttacgttagttttttttttgcttctataaaataagtaaataaaaacatgtaccGACATTTCTAAATTAAGTCTGCGTTAAAAGCGTTATTACTTTCAGCTTATGACTGACTAACTGTCCCAGTAATATGGATAGTTTCTTACAATCGTCATTAGAATGTCATTGTGTCAGTCCATGCTAGAAAGACAGCGAAGAATTTTCTGtctttgccccccccccccccctcccatcGGACTGAATGTGCTACCTTGAATAAGACCTTGATATTTTTATGGATTCTAATTTCTGGTTTATTTCGAGCAAAAGCATTTCCCGTTTTCAAACAAACGCTACAAGAATTTCCGAATGAATTTTTTAATGAATCTAAAGATTAAAGGTTTTTCTTAACATTGAAATTTTCTACAcatttaattatacatgtaatttaaataaTGTAAGTCCAATAAAGCTTTTCCAGGCAAAGTGGAGGCCAGCGTCCTGGTCTTCAACAAAACCGATCCATTCGATTTCGACGTTCTCAAGTAACGTCAAAGTTAAATACAAAGCGAAGATTTTCGCACATAGTAAACGCTACACTAAacgcaatgtacatgtaccatacaccAGACAATTTTATGATATCCATATGTTATTAATATCCCTAACCTCTGACTAACCTGCTTTTGATTCTGATGTTCCGTTAAAAGCCGGAAATCCGACCAAATCGAACTGAGACATTGTCATCGTGGACGCCAGCTCTACTGCCTTTTCATAACCGtaagaccatttgtacgtgacaTCATCCGTCGAGTAACCAACTGAAAGAGACCAAACAGAACAGATACTTACCTACTCTAAAAGTTCGCCAACAAAAGTTCACTTCTAAAAGTAGTCGGATGAAATATTATTGTCGGTGgtgaaacttacattttgccAGAAGGATATATCTtcaaaacaaacctgaaaacacctagTTCAGTGGAACTCTCAGAGTCGAGCAAAATGAGTAAATTTCTCATGGTCGAGAagtttaggtaaaatacagtatagtgaaaacaggaaaaatcgTTCAGGTTTTCGTAAGTGCAATGTTTTCGTAAGTGCAATGGTAAGTTATTGCTTTTAATGCCGTTTTTCTGTGTAATTTCTTTTGCCTGGTGTATGAATTACGAGACACTGATATAACAACATTAACTATTGAATTACAAGTATTGTGTGTGGTTTTCTATGAATTTCCATTCTTTAACTACAGGCTTTAGAGATAATGACCCCATGCCGAGTAAAGCAATTAGGCACGGACGAACCGAGCGCTCAATGTAATAAATCTTGGATAAAAACAAATGGCAAAGCAAGGTTTGTACTTAGCGCAGACAAAGCAGTAAGTGTGATATAGTTGCTGTTGTGAAAGACGCGGTGTGATATAAATGGCCATACTCACAGCTCCCTATAACCAGCGGACACTGCTGGGTATCCATCGGGAACTTCTCAAGATGCATCGGACAGCTTGCCTTCACAGTCAATCTGCCAACAAACAAGTCCGCGCATCTCTTACCGCCTGGGTTCAAAGATGTTTACGATCACCTTACGACATTAATCAGTGGAAATAGCTCGGTTATCGGTATCGTCCCATTCCTCAAAAGGGCTGGGTGTTGTCTTGAAGGAAGCTAAGTTTAGACATGTCACACAATGTCTTGGGACAAGAAACAAGTTACATAGAAAGAGAAACTCAGAAATAGTAGTATTCggtcattaattcattcattccttattGGATTGGCGTGTTACGTCGCACTCGAGAATATGAAAATACGATCGATTAACTACAAATCATCGACTGATCTTTGAAGCAAAACGCCAACCATTAACCCGTTCACTACCACACGCAATGCGGATATTACAAAAGAGAGTTTCTACAGAGTTTTTAAAGTGCCTTATGTCACTGGTGAGTCATATTAAGTGGGTCATCAAAATTAATTAAGACGACCAATGCTAAAGATTAAAAAAGGCGTGAGTGGGTGGATAGTTTGATAAGATGTATCTTGTTTATACCACCACATATTATGAATATTGCTGGTTTGACTTTAAGAAAGACGACGGGGATATGGACAATATATACTAGTTTTAAAGATGGATTTTCGATTTACAATTGGTACAGTTATTGAGTGTTTGAGTAGAAATACGACCAGTCGCAGGTGCACGGGTAGTCTAAGGATCCTTAGCAAAGGATCCTTTTCCACATGATGCGATATATATCGACGCAGATGAGTCCAATCTTACAAATTGCACTTAGGAAAATAAAGCCGATTATATGGAATCTCAGAAAGAGTCTTCAGAAGATTGAAGATGAATACAGGCAGTGGTGTGGAATGAGAGCTACCCATTACACGGAATATAATACACAAACCGTTATTTTTAATCCTCTACCGCGTGCGCCTTAAACTTCCAGTACGCCATTACTGAAGGAGTTCAGCGCACATCTTTCATACATCTTTTGCTAACCTTTCTAACGGAGTTTTCCTTAGTGTTGTATGTATCCAGTTCCAAATTGACAATTCGGATGCAATTTAAAGGATATGTAGAGGTTAATGTCAGTACTGGTTCAAACAACAATACATacggtgaatgggactatatgtatttggggcctctgtggctcagttggttatcgctagcgcagcgtaatgacccaggagactctcaccaatgcggtcgctgtgagtttaagtcctgctcatgctgacttcctctccggccgtacg is a genomic window containing:
- the LOC135473808 gene encoding gamma-aminobutyric acid receptor alpha-like; this translates as MEVFDNRKVIHVVFFMWSYLLTTCIGWTKNDNMTFILNKLLEGYDKRLRPGFGGMPVVVHADINLRSMGPISERDMIYTLDCYFRQSWVDERLAFNISIQNVSLSIKMLEKIWAPDTVFYNGRHAILHTITTPNKFFRIGMDGSILYSQRLTVKASCPMHLEKFPMDTQQCPLVIGSFGYSTDDVTYKWSYGYEKAVELASTMTMSQFDLVGFPAFNGTSESKAGARSLLTVKFQLRRRAGYFLIQVYVPCSLLVILSWVSFWINREATADRITLGVTTVLTMTFLGLDNRTDLPKVSYSTALDLYLAVCYLFVLAAILQFAAVHYFTKRGSGEIYPWMHVSDSDEDTSEFDTSEEGITPAEPNCRTPLKSMNGATYPPRSRPNNCHSRPVGQDHFDRRDSKYKKIWGSIMGSLRRKTRVKRRKREVTLNSVSKIDRGSRYLFPLGFIIFNIIYWKTFWR